CGGGGACCCTGGCCGAGAAAGGCACGCTGACACCCGGCAAACTTGCCGACTTCGCCGTCCTGTCCGATTCACCGTTGACGGCGCCTGCCATCAGCGAACTGCAGGTCCTGGCCACCGCCGTCGGCGGCCGTTTTACCTACCAATCAACCCACTTCCACGCGGAACCTTCCTCGGAAAGTCCGTACGCTGCCCGTGTTTCAGCGAGCCGTGTATCAGCAACCCAAAGCTCATAGGGGAGACCATGACCATCACCACTAGTTTCACCACCCAGGACACCGCCTTCGTGCAGGACTTCCGGACCATGAGCGCCTTCGGTGCCACGGAGAACGGCGGCGTGGACCGCCAAGCGGCAACCATTCCCGACGGCGAGCAGCGCCGCTGGCTCGCCGGACTCCTGGAGGAGCACGGCTTCACGGTGAAGTTCGATCACGCCGGCAACCAGTGGGGCCTCTACGAAGCTGTGCCCGGTGCGCCCTACGTGGTGGTCGGCTCGCACATGGATTCACAGCCGACGGCGGGACGTTACGACGGCGCGTATGGCGTCCTCGCTGCTGCCCACGCCGCGTTCCGCCTGGCCGCCCGCTGGGAAGCCGGCGCCACAGCACCCACGTTCAACCTCGCCGTCGTCAACTGGTTCAACGAGGAAGGCAGTCGCTTCAAGCCGTCCATGATGGGCTCATCCGTCTACACCGGCAAGCTGGAACTCGAGGACGCACTCAACACCAAGGACGCCGCCGGGGTCACCGTGCGCGATGCCTTGGACGCGATCGGGTGCCGCGGAACGTATGAGGGGCCGGAAGCCGCGTACTGCGCCGAGATCCACATCGAACAGGGCCGCAGCATGGAGCGCGACGGCGTCACCATCGGGCTGGTCAGCTCCAACTGGGCCGCCAACAAGTACGAGTTCGTGGTTCACGGCGAGCAGGCACACACCGGTTCCACGGTGATCGCGGACCGCAAGGATGCTCTGCTGGGGGCCTCGATGCTGGTGGTTGCCGCACGCGAACTCGCCGACCGCTTCCCGGGTGTCCTGCACACCTCGGTGGGTCAGCTCAACGTGTACCCCAACTCGCCCGTGGTGGTGCCGTCCCGAGTGAACCTCCTGCTGGACCTGCGCAGCGCCGACGAAGCCGTCCTGGCCGAGGCCGACGCCCTGCTGCACGCCCGCATCACGGAGATCGAACAGCTGGCCAACGTCACCGTAGAGAAAAACCACTCACACTCCTGGGCCGTCACCCCGTACCAGCCCGAAGGCGTGGAGCTCGCAGCCAAGGTTGCCGCCGACCTCGGGCTGTCCAACAAGGAAGTGATGACCCTGGCCGGGCACGACTCCACGAACATGAAGGACATCGTCCCCACCGTGATGCTGTTCGTGCCCAGCGTTGATGGCATCTCCCACAACGAGCACGAATACACCACGGACCAGGACATCGTGGCCGGACTCACCATGCTCACCGAGGTGGTTGCCCGTCTGTGTGACGGGGCGCTGGAGAACTAAACAGCCTCCACCACGATCGAGGCCGGTGCCGCGCCACCCGAGGCATCGGGATTGGCGACGTACAGGACACCCTCGCTGATCCTTGCCTCGACTTTTGCTGCCCTGAGGCGGTCCAGCAGAGCTTCCAACCCGCCGTCGTACTCGAACGCGAGGTCCCCGTTAGTGGCATCCGCGCCGTGAATGATGCGAAGGATTCCACCGTTCTTGGTGGTGAACGTGGCCGATTCGTCGTCCTCGCTCCGGGGCCGGGCGCCGATGTTCCGGAGGTCGTTGGCCGCCAAGCCCACAAAGGGACTGACCCAGGTGGCTACCACGGTGAGCGCGGAATCGGCCTCACTTGAAGTGGTCCACGTGCCATCCATGGCACGACGCGCGGGGAATGCGAAGAACTCGAAACCGTCCTCCGTGGAGATACGCACAGTGGCTCCGTCGGGAGTTTGGTGGAGCTCTGCCTGCGTGCCGGCTTCCTCGGTGCGGCGTGCGAACTCCTCTAGGTTTCCTGCTTCGACCCCAAAGATCGTGGATCCGTCCAATGGATGGCCATGGTCCACGGAGCCCACCGCAACGCGACCCGAACCGGCGTCGTATTCGCGCCAGGCGTCGTCGTCAACGGTCTTCACCAAACCCAGAGCCTGAAGGAGCGCGT
This genomic interval from Paenarthrobacter aurescens TC1 contains the following:
- a CDS encoding putative N-carbamoyl-L-amino acid amidohydrolase (identified by match to protein family HMM PF01546; match to protein family HMM TIGR01879), with product MTITTSFTTQDTAFVQDFRTMSAFGATENGGVDRQAATIPDGEQRRWLAGLLEEHGFTVKFDHAGNQWGLYEAVPGAPYVVVGSHMDSQPTAGRYDGAYGVLAAAHAAFRLAARWEAGATAPTFNLAVVNWFNEEGSRFKPSMMGSSVYTGKLELEDALNTKDAAGVTVRDALDAIGCRGTYEGPEAAYCAEIHIEQGRSMERDGVTIGLVSSNWAANKYEFVVHGEQAHTGSTVIADRKDALLGASMLVVAARELADRFPGVLHTSVGQLNVYPNSPVVVPSRVNLLLDLRSADEAVLAEADALLHARITEIEQLANVTVEKNHSHSWAVTPYQPEGVELAAKVAADLGLSNKEVMTLAGHDSTNMKDIVPTVMLFVPSVDGISHNEHEYTTDQDIVAGLTMLTEVVARLCDGALEN
- a CDS encoding hypothetical protein (identified by Glimmer2; putative); protein product: MLRARPTHYTSHPEQWDALLQALGLVKTVDDDAWREYDAGSGRVAVGSVDHGHPLDGSTIFGVEAGNLEEFARRTEEAGTQAELHQTPDGATVRISTEDGFEFFAFPARRAMDGTWTTSSEADSALTVVATWVSPFVGLAANDLRNIGARPRSEDDESATFTTKNGGILRIIHGADATNGDLAFEYDGGLEALLDRLRAAKVEARISEGVLYVANPDASGGAAPASIVVEAV